In the Paenibacillus sp. FSL H7-0357 genome, one interval contains:
- a CDS encoding glycosyltransferase family 39 protein — protein sequence MVRGTQRILYIMLAFCIGLFIASSFFIRAKYTYSVYGDTTVLEKQQWVLFILAAAAVLAVSFVLYRMCLKLNRYSRKIVIPAVLLFSFAIQLVIIFLFPRMPTDDSQTVLSLAMDMLYEQDYSSFQTGGYLYMFPFNFSMVLYLKTLLFLFPDNYLVIKIFNILFSLVTTLMVYLLYKELNARSKENDYGVLIIAATYIPSLFMSNFIYNDVIATAFLTSALYFAVRYLRRMSMKDILLAAILLAIGNYFRSTGMIFLIAVLICLLFSIRTLGLKKALASIGITVLLFNVPGWTQSAVLQATHVVDEPVNKNSAPVYMWLNMGINLETLGFWDNQQSYNIYQREANYNKADSVELFKASIGDKLSEASLGELAEMYYKKLVWTWTEGTYQMERYGIGNDGSSRSGGRAGFGMDRYSYTTFATDLFKGDSKYRSGLLWVLYVQNFLMYGFILIRLIGGIRAKRFEETSLILVVLGFIAFYLLWEIKSRYIYPVYPLLIVLSYMGFKDVYDYMLNRKR from the coding sequence ATGGTAAGGGGAACTCAAAGAATACTGTATATCATGCTTGCTTTCTGTATAGGACTTTTTATCGCATCCTCCTTTTTTATCCGGGCAAAGTATACCTACTCTGTGTACGGTGACACCACGGTTCTGGAGAAACAACAATGGGTTCTGTTTATCCTGGCGGCCGCGGCCGTTCTGGCAGTAAGCTTTGTTCTGTACAGAATGTGTTTAAAGCTTAACCGGTACAGCAGGAAAATCGTAATTCCGGCTGTGCTGCTGTTTTCGTTTGCGATCCAGCTCGTGATCATTTTCCTGTTTCCCCGGATGCCGACGGATGATTCGCAAACGGTGCTGTCGCTGGCGATGGATATGCTGTATGAACAGGATTATTCCTCTTTTCAAACGGGGGGATATCTGTATATGTTTCCGTTTAATTTCTCCATGGTCCTGTACCTGAAAACATTGCTGTTCTTATTTCCGGACAATTATCTGGTGATCAAAATATTCAACATCCTGTTCTCGCTCGTTACAACGTTAATGGTCTATTTGCTGTATAAAGAGCTTAATGCCCGGTCGAAAGAAAATGATTATGGGGTTTTAATAATTGCCGCAACCTATATTCCTTCCTTGTTCATGAGCAATTTTATATATAACGATGTGATTGCTACAGCTTTTCTGACGAGCGCTTTATATTTTGCTGTGAGGTACCTCCGAAGAATGTCCATGAAGGATATCCTGCTGGCTGCCATTCTGCTGGCTATCGGCAACTATTTCAGAAGCACCGGGATGATCTTTCTGATCGCAGTCCTGATCTGTCTGCTCTTCAGCATCCGGACCCTTGGGCTTAAGAAAGCCTTAGCTTCTATAGGCATAACAGTATTGCTGTTCAATGTGCCCGGCTGGACCCAGAGTGCTGTACTGCAGGCAACGCATGTCGTAGATGAGCCGGTGAACAAGAATTCCGCTCCCGTCTATATGTGGCTGAATATGGGCATCAATCTGGAGACCCTTGGGTTCTGGGACAATCAGCAGAGCTACAATATATACCAGAGAGAGGCAAACTATAATAAAGCGGACAGCGTAGAGCTGTTCAAGGCATCTATCGGCGATAAGCTCTCTGAGGCCAGTCTGGGTGAACTCGCGGAAATGTATTATAAAAAGCTGGTGTGGACCTGGACAGAAGGGACGTACCAGATGGAGAGATACGGCATTGGAAATGACGGATCGTCCAGAAGCGGAGGGAGAGCGGGGTTTGGGATGGACCGCTATAGTTATACTACCTTTGCCACGGATTTGTTTAAAGGAGATTCGAAGTATAGAAGCGGTCTGCTCTGGGTGCTGTATGTCCAGAATTTCCTGATGTATGGCTTTATTCTCATTCGATTGATAGGCGGCATAAGGGCTAAAAGGTTTGAGGAAACCTCTTTAATTCTGGTGGTTCTGGGTTTTATCGCATTCTATCTGCTGTGGGAAATAAAGTCCCGTTATATCTATCCGGTGTATCCGCTATTGATCGTGCTGTCGTACATGGGATTCAAAGACGTATATGATTATATGTTGAACAGAAAGAGGTGA
- a CDS encoding TetR/AcrR family transcriptional regulator: MKDKPYHHGNLRNQLIEAGITLINEDGLKSFSLRKVAAKCSVSHTAPYSHFKNIDELIYAMGEHVTAQFTDTLRTSIHGKEGTQEAISLLGQAYIDFFVDHPQYFQFLFYHSDITIDLDHYNSDNYPPFALFRTTAYQLFESFGLPEEEYAKQLVALWSMVHGMASLLTNNGVRYSGDWRDIFTLKPVF; this comes from the coding sequence ATGAAAGACAAACCCTATCACCACGGCAATCTGCGAAATCAGCTTATAGAAGCCGGCATCACACTTATTAATGAAGATGGTTTGAAGAGCTTCTCCTTGCGCAAGGTCGCAGCGAAATGCAGTGTCAGCCATACCGCACCGTACAGCCATTTTAAGAATATTGACGAATTGATTTACGCTATGGGCGAGCATGTCACTGCGCAATTTACGGACACACTGCGTACATCTATTCACGGAAAGGAGGGCACTCAGGAGGCGATTTCCTTGCTGGGGCAGGCCTACATTGACTTTTTCGTTGACCATCCGCAGTATTTTCAATTTCTTTTCTACCATTCGGATATCACCATTGACCTGGACCATTATAATTCGGATAACTATCCGCCGTTTGCTCTATTCCGCACAACAGCCTATCAGTTGTTTGAGAGCTTTGGCCTGCCGGAAGAAGAATATGCGAAGCAGCTGGTTGCCCTATGGTCAATGGTGCACGGAATGGCCTCACTGCTCACCAATAACGGGGTCCGGTATTCCGGAGATTGGCGGGATATCTTTACGCTCAAACCTGTATTTTAG
- a CDS encoding flavodoxin family protein has product MKMIIHDLDPQQFAALVEDNTPDVTVISDNGTIRHCIGCFGCWIRTPGVCVLKDGYNNMGELLSKCDELMIISKCEYGSYSPFILNVLNRSISYVLPYFVTKNGETHHRNRYDREFALTVHFYGEDITEAEKGTAQKLVAANSLNLYSSGNSVYFHNGLQAVKEVLA; this is encoded by the coding sequence ATGAAAATGATTATTCACGACTTGGATCCGCAACAATTTGCGGCATTGGTTGAAGACAACACCCCCGACGTAACTGTAATCTCCGACAATGGTACTATCCGTCATTGTATCGGCTGCTTCGGGTGCTGGATCCGGACGCCTGGAGTCTGTGTTCTGAAGGACGGCTATAACAACATGGGGGAACTTCTCTCGAAATGCGATGAACTGATGATTATCAGTAAATGTGAATATGGAAGCTACAGTCCTTTCATCCTCAATGTGTTGAACCGGAGCATTTCCTACGTGCTGCCTTATTTTGTAACCAAAAACGGTGAAACCCATCACCGCAACCGTTATGACCGTGAATTTGCCCTGACCGTGCATTTTTACGGTGAAGACATCACTGAAGCCGAGAAAGGAACAGCACAAAAGCTTGTCGCAGCAAATAGCTTAAATTTGTATTCCTCAGGGAATTCGGTTTATTTTCATAACGGACTGCAGGCCGTCAAGGAGGTACTGGCATGA